The window ACATATATCTCCTCAGAGGTAAAACATTGCATAGGGCTCCTGTTTGGGTTGGAAGTGACCGCAATGCATGCTTCCAAACCCTCCTAAGGCAGAGCCTTCACGGTCAAAGTACACTAACGTTACACTACCTCAGTGGACGCAAGACTTCAGCCGCGATAGATGCGGTCATTGTCTTGACTCATTAAAACAAGGACACACAGTCCGAAGGGTGTGTGACTGAGTTTTAGGATGTAGGAAGGGCTCAGACAGCTTATTGTGTGGACACTCTTCCCGAGATTGCGTCCCTCTCACTGAGGGGAAGTAACTCCAGCGCAGGCTTCCACACCCAGAGGAGGAATCACGGAGCATTTTGAAAGGTTAGTTATCATAATGAACACACTCCACGCCCTCAAAAGTGGCGTGAATGTGCTCAGCTCCTAAACATGCCGTCTAAAGTTTCTGAATTCTTAGTTACTTTCATTATCAGCCACACAGTTAAACTATTAAGTCACACAGTTTAAGCTATTCAAACACTcttgatacacacacacacatagatagCCGCTGAGGTGAAAAAAGGATAAAGTGGGCGTTCCTTTCCACCGTATTTATGCTCTCTGGCTTCCGTCTATGACGTCACACCAAACCATTGGTCGAATTTAATATACATACTCAGACGCTGTCATGCTGTAGGCgttccccatagcgtcagctctgACGCAGCGTtgaagttccctcaaaagggaacccAGCTAACAAAGAcatagtacactgaaaagaagtggaggacaaaaaaataagttttacaagaagttttgaaacgtCTGGTATTGTGTGACGACTTCTAGTGACTCCTTTAtttcagcaaataaaaaacatgactAATATAGGGTGTAGAGGaatttcaaatatattgttATGCATTAAAACATTTCTGATCTGTGTGATGCCTTTTCTTTTAGcaacaattgcagccatttcaaggGCATTTCGCATTAAATAATGGTGCAAATACCAgtcataacacacacacaaacattagtaaatcgcgTTGCgtaaatcatttaaatattctCATCCATAAATGTTGCATCTgtaagggaaactcctagattGCAATAAGagatatgcaataaggtcagtctaAAAAAAACTAGGCCACACCTTTTCAGTGCTAATTACCCAATGTGCGTTTTTCCTGACAGTCTTTATTTAATGTCAAAATAAGGGTTTGAGgtggcgcaagctgttagtaaatctggcctttACAGTGCAAACCTTTTATTTGCATATTGGtaaattattattgattttACTTATTACACCAAGAGAACCAAAGCTAAATAACCatttcaataaataaacaaataaaaaatatttaacatcaatcctaaactggtggtcttcttagTCTGCAAATTCCATCATGTAAATAGGGAATCTGCCATGGTGggagcgcaactggcttttaaatgGGATGGGAGAAGAGACAGTCATTgttttattgcacgttacgccaaaaacacacccattaatcattaagagaatatgaacaacccttttagaccaTGCGCGGGGCACACATTTTTCCTGTCATTgaactagcaaaagtggaattaTACATGCCCTACGGTAAGCGCACTTGCGCTGTACACTTCAGACCACtcacttagatcgttaaaatagggcccaatattttactatttattgTTAATGTTTTGTGCAGTTGTTtatgaaatttatttttattgcttctattgttttcCCTATTggtaagtcactttgaataaaagtgtctgcaaaacgattaaatgtaaatgtattcagTGTTTATATCGTCACTGTGGTGTTTACTCACTCATCTGTGATCTGATCATCTCTCTCTGTTTCTTCATCCTCTTCATTCGTTCTtctgctctctctttctctgctcTCCTTCTCTCTTCCATTTCCTGTAAAATCTTTCTGtccatttcaaaatggcagccGTTGTTTTCTGTCACTGTCTCCTCTATCTTCTCCAGCAGATCTTTGATCTGAGTCTCATCACTTCTGTTGTTATTGTTGAGAAGATGATATCTGTTCCCACATTTCTCCACCAGCCACTGGAGATCCTCACCTTCACTCTCAATGTGTTGCTCTATAGATGTGTCTCCTAGAAAGTCTCCATGAGTGAAGAGCACTATAGTGTGACTCCAGACTCTCTCACTGAGAAGATCAACATAACCCTGAAATACTTTTCTCTCATCCTCTTTAAATCTTCTGTCCACACGTATAACCAGAAGAACAATGTGAGGTCCTGGAGGACACAGAGACACACTGAGTAAAATCTCTTCTTTCAGTAACTCAGAGCTCTGATCTACAGGTGTTGTCCACCATCCAGGAGCTTCAATCACAGTGATGTGTCTGTCTGCtacttctctctgtctcttcacACACTGAGCAGATGTCTTCAAGTCAAACTCCTCTCTGTTCAGGATGATGTTTCCTGATGAACTCTTTCCAGCCTTTTTATATCCCAGTAACACAATCCTCAGATCTGAGTGAGAGCTGTCACCTGCAGGCTCCCCTATGTAAAGATGAACATGAAATTACTAATTAACACTATAGAAAATGGCTAAAAACATCAAATACACCCTGTAGCGGCCCGTTAGTTCTAAAGATGAGGCACAGAGATTTCACTGATGCTTGTCCgtttattttttatgcaataaCCCTTTTCTTTgcattaaccctctggggtctaatgGGGTTTTAGGGCCCTaaggaagttttgacatgcactgacatttgtgcttttttcagttgctttaaaacatattaatagcaaaagtctcataacactgtgtttaGCACAAACTAAGCTACAATatttatatgatcaacatgtatgcacatgtttgtatttttgaaaaagcaaaaattttaagtcactgaaataagtccacaaaactcattctaaacatgttttcccaagatttttcaaaacaggatctagtagtctggagttttttcttcaaaattatgtgaaaatcatttggcctgctcattcacataaaacaatatattgatttacaatttctaagacacttttgcttgggaaaggccgTATGCGTGAAGGCAGGAAAGCttctgaataatcagtgattgacagctcagGAACAAAAGAGTTGAATAATGTGCCACATAATGAGCCTCGTGGGGATGTTCAACACGAATGTAATCATCATCAATCGGCTGCAAACAGTGTAGGTTGACAGTCGGTCACTAATTTTGTCCATTCCTCGCGATTTTTGGCGACTTTTCGTAGTTCGCTCATTGTTGCTGCTACGTCCTTGTTGATAAGTTCCCCGATATATTGGTGGTATAGTTTTCGCGCTCTGCCTTGCCCTCTTTTGCCATGTCGCTGTTGTGGGGTGTAGAGGACGTACTTGTTGATCAAGTCACTCTCATGTCTTCTTATTGAATGTCCTACAAATCTTAACTGCCTCTGTTGTACTTGAAGGACAAGTTGGTTGCAGCCGACTCTATAATAAGCCTCTTTATTGCTTTTCTTGTCCAGACGTTTTATGccttaagcccggaatacactgcacaatttttgtcctcttattagatcattaccttatcacactgtgcgacatgtatcgtttaaactcgggtacgagaggcgtgtagactgtacgatgatgacacggaaacttcggcggctgcgtcacacgttgcgcaacgtcaccagcatgcgctcgtggtaaacaaataccggcgcgcaggtcgtagcagcaaacacactgtgcggtgatcatgccgaatttctgacactgccagaaaactatcgtaggctatctttggacgcaagaccgggccgtctttgaacctctctcactgtacgacataggaccaccgatggagagccacgatcacagaaatcgtgacgatagtttcacgatggcaatctttcgtctgggacagccaattatcgtgcagtgtatcccgggcttaaaggaatgtaactttctctgtagtaaaaccatgataaggtttacttgggaatttataacaaaaatttTCAATagaatgtaaacacacacacacacacacacacacacacacacacatttattgaaatattttatattaatttcacaagtatacctttaaaaaccatagtaatcattgtaaaggtactgtttggccattgtaaaaatgaacacagggttagtgtttggttggccagcgagaggtttaaggcccgggtatacttttttccgcgtccggctcgcgcgcACGCATCCGCGCAGCTTTCCGAGTAtagtccccgcggctacacgcggatggccgcgttcgacactatatgcaatacaaatgatttcttattcaaattattagtctaacaggctgtcagggcagcactgatttggagacatttacagtacattaaaacattaggataggtgaagaaaagtaactgatccacaattgcaaacacagtttggAACAAACATTAAGACAACAAatgacaggaatcaaacaaacatgctccagggctttctgttcttggaagaagtaaaagttaaagaagaaaaacgatagtgtgtgcgCAAATGCTGTCTagtcctttgtataattgtttatagtggagtgccctgtctaaatattttcacgcgcatgcgctgttgtacgcggactgtacgcgcactgtccacgcggtctcaaattttgggctgcacgcggacggtccgcgcggccggccgcggaccctcttgatgacgaaaatgacgtccctagtatactttcggctttacttttgtgcagttaACAGCTCAAAAGAagaactgcctatcgttgtctggactctaatttgtgtttttgtaatcattatagtagaaaacACAACATGGCACACGCGTGATAAactatcaatgtttgtttacagcctcCGCCGCCACCATTACTccctcacgtgttgatcatgaaagcaTGCACAttcgagtgatcctgtgtttaataaacttgctgtgcagAGATAAACGCTTAGatgcaactaaataaggattgtactgtttgcaatcgCGTTTTTTATAAGAATTCCAAAAACTGCGTCGaatttcctgactcgtgtgtttgtgtttgtgtgtgtgcgtttctcttcgcgtgaactgtttgacggaagacaaagtaaacactcgcgtctggagatactgacacccatacacaagtaaataaggatttagatgtcatgtttggtgcaatcggatgaaacaacaagggACTCATGTGCAATAGGCCTAAGGGAATCACATTGGACACTGCTGCTATCAGACCAAATTCTTCAGTGTGAATGTGGTCTAATATGATCTTGGATACTGCTGTCAGGATTGACTCAGTGCAAACGGAAAATAGAAGTGCCTGCCGAGAAACAATGTTCTTTGTTCGGAGGTTAGATTGctcttttattgatttaagCCATAGCTCCAGACATTTCATATGGCCAGGAACACATCACACCATTGACGAGAGTAGATAAAAGTAGCATAGGAAGGTGTGTATGTTGTGCGAGCTTTTGGAGACAGATCATGCGTGGCCTCAATTTCGCTCTATGTTTTTAATCCATAAGGTCAAAAAGAACAGTTTCGTAATGCGATGCATGCTGTATGCACCAAAACAAACTGACATCTTAGTGTACAGAAACTCAAGCTCCAATTTGAAACAACACGTAGCGGTATGTGTCACAGTGATGCCTATTTGTACTATTAATGGTAACTTGGTAACTATGGGCACTTTTACCTTATTGTAATACTATTTCAAACACTGTGCAAGTGTTTTTGTCATATGCACTATTATGCAAGCAAATTCTATAAACCTTAGAAACAACGCATGTTtacatctgcacatttccatatccTTTCCtcacaaaactaaacaaaataaacatcatAATGTGACGTCTTGAATTTATACACAAATCTGTACACCTCACCAAAGTGTAGAAAAATACAGATAAAAacgggattgtattttattaatatccttcctaaagaatgtatatacttataaaaataaaagaataaagtatgtttttaaagaaacatattatatattataataaatgtagagttgatttgcaaaaacagataagttccatatgaaaattagcatttttatcaagctcctgtttatgttcagtaataGCAATGAAAatagcatatttatatataaacatgacacatagagcccgaccgataaaggattttgaaggcctataccgatacaaatgtttgttggttttaaaatccgattttccgatatatcggccgatttccctaacattagttatttgtagttatttatgagttttaactaaaataatatgataatgcattttaactctttccccgccattgacgagatatctcgtcaatcaagagaaaatgcttccccgccaatgacgagtatttccgtttttccgcaataccgctattatccactaggtggcgcccttccgcaactttttaaaaccggaagtattgccctctggcaagctgctgcatgtccgtgtctgttttaaagatcgctctgaatgggatctctatgaaaagtctgtcacaaaaatggaattatctctgctttttgctcaaaatgtggtgtttttgaagaaacctacccatattcaaaagctgattacaaaagaactactgaaggtaggatgaaacttttttttttttttgaaagcagagggtctgttctttcatttggtatattgtatatttattagggctgtcaatagattaaaatatttaatcgcagttaatcgcatgatttcatgagttaactcgcgattaatcgcaaattaatcgcacatttttatctgttctaaatttacctaaatgtaacactttttaagtttgtaatgctctaatcagcatggatttggataatatatatgctatatgcaaatgtatgtctacaacagcctgtttacattttcaacagaaccatcagccatagtttataaatgtttttgcctttagaagaccttgttctttctccatttctgtttgctgctgcatcatttgtgacctgtgctggcaaattgagttgggatgagcaaattttttaaaaatgtgtcatttatattttaacattctctattaaaaaacttcaaaacaattggaacaattgttggaatctgacaaagcatgacagaactttacctgttaatgcagagcaaaaacaatatcaatattcatatatgtttttcttttattgtttaattttgacattgagacagaccactttaagactgtaggatatgcaagggtttaatataaatgacacaacagatacttttccttaacagttaaccaaacattcacttcagatataacagattataggtcatacctgcgtgaattattgtcaaaacagatatttttaaacctgtaattttgtgttagataT is drawn from Misgurnus anguillicaudatus chromosome 6, ASM2758022v2, whole genome shotgun sequence and contains these coding sequences:
- the LOC141364204 gene encoding uncharacterized protein, whose amino-acid sequence is MTTWSSGLELSYTTHLLLYVSGVWCVSFCWSKMAVVTEATLKNMLKQYKYRDLTVHEIMNVISRHKDLKPVMDTYLFTDGSTSDLVCLTGTIPVSYRGNVYNIPVCLWLLDTYPHNPPICFVKPTSTMMIKTGKQIDAHGKIFLSYMHEWKHPQSDLYGLIQVMIVVFGEEPPVFSRPTTQPPYQGLQAAGPPNREPAGDSSHSDLRIVLLGYKKAGKSSSGNIILNREEFDLKTSAQCVKRQREVADRHITVIEAPGWWTTPVDQSSELLKEEILLSVSLCPPGPHIVLLVIRVDRRFKEDERKVFQGYVDLLSERVWSHTIVLFTHGDFLGDTSIEQHIESEGEDLQWLVEKCGNRYHLLNNNNRSDETQIKDLLEKIEETVTENNGCHFEMDRKILQEMEERRRAEKERAEERMKRMKKQREMIRSQMMRGDKL